The following proteins are co-located in the Manihot esculenta cultivar AM560-2 chromosome 7, M.esculenta_v8, whole genome shotgun sequence genome:
- the LOC122723979 gene encoding disease resistance protein At4g27190-like: MVLDILISIFSEFIKEPIMEFVVVPIKRHISYPFTYKSNVKKLHDESGKLKNRTVELQQAVEEATRKGEEIYERVNKWLNDAGKAIEEAEECIKGEEQAKKRCFVGLCPDLKTRYQLSKKTEKKTLAIHELANKGDHNPISFRPPLQQIVAPSVYAREGLNSRKLFLEKVMDALLDPDLNMIGVYGLGGVGKTTLAKQVHRKALEGKRFGVVAMVAVGQTPELRRIQSEIADILGLEFKVEEIPGRANRLYERLKKELEKEKTKLEKEKTELEKEKKVLIILDDIWKQLDLNAVGIPFGDDFKGCKIFLTSRSQDVLSREMGTQKEFRLDVLQDEEARSLFEITVAIAKDSEFQPIAAEIAKKCAGLPFLLCTVATDLKNRGLYAWKYKLKQLSEFNNEEIYSKVRAILESTYNNLSSNEIKSFFLLCGLLGQSNIEIQSLLKYIMGLSLFKNITVEDARDKLRVWIDTLKAQSLLQDGDMYGFVKIHDVVRETALSIASREQHAFIVTSGKEFVKFPNKDCTRISLQYCDIENLPEGWECPKAEALFLFTDVFCLGIPDQFFKCIRNLEVVDFTGIHFVSLTSSLAFLSNLHTLCLHRCQLDDLAIIGDLKQLRVLSFANSYIVELPRQIEQLARLKVLDVSNCSKLKMIPANALSKLSELEELYMSNSFVEWEADGNNASLAELEKLSQLTTSEMQILDDKILPKHLFSNGRLQRFRILIGDNWDWDGNYKTSRTLKLKLKASIHSGYGIKVLLRETEDLCLDEVRGAENLLYDIEGDGFPKLKYLRVQNNHVIQHIINSTKWAACDVFPILVSLILENLMKLEKICHGRLISGSFNKLEILQVRNCGRLTHLFSLSTAKCLLQLQEMKVEDCPKMEAIVIDESENSNEVLEFNRLRSLNLQNLPNLRTFQSKMKAPLKIEEFLS, from the coding sequence atggtTCTTGATATCCTTATCTCCATCTTCTCTGAGTTCATCAAAGAACCCATCATGGAATTTGTTGTTGTCCCAATCAAACGACATATCAGCTACCCTTTCACCTACAAGAGCAACGTTAAGAAACTCCATGATGAGTCTGGGAAATTGAAGAACAGAACAGTCGAGTTGCAGCAAGCTGTTGAGGAGGCTACAAGGAAAGGGGAAGAGATCTATGAAAGAGTCAACAAGTGGCTGAACGATGCAGGCAAAGCTATTGAAGAAGCTGAGGAATGTATCAAAGGCGAAGAACAAGCGAAAAAGAGGTGTTTCGTTGGATTATGTCCTGATTTGAAGACACGCTACCAGCTTAGCAAGAAAACAGAGAAGAAAACTCTGGCAATTCATGAGCTGGCGAATAAAGGCGACCATAATCCAATTTCCTTCCGTCCCCCTCTACAGCAGATAGTTGCCCCGTCAGTATATGCTCGTGAGGGCTTGAATTCAAGAAAGTTGTTCTTGGAGAAAGTTATGGATGCACTATTAGATCCAGATCTTAATATGATCGGGGTGTATGGACTTGGAGGTGTGGGTAAGACCACCCTAGCAAAACAGGTCCACAGAAAAGCTCTGGAAGGGAAGCGATTCGGCGTCGTCGCTATGGTTGCTGTAGGTCAAACACCAGAACTCCGAAGAATTCAATCGGAGATCGCTGATATCCTGGGCTTGGAATTTAAGGTGGAGGAAATACCTGGAAGAGCTAATCGGCTATATGAGAGGTTGAAGAAAGAGTTGGAGAAAGAGAAGACAAAGTTGGAGAAAGAGAAGACAGAGttggagaaagagaagaaggtaCTTATAATTCTTGATGATATTTGGAAACAACTTGATTTAAATGCAGTGGGAATTCCCTTTGGAGATGATTTCAAAGGATGCAAAATATTTCTCACCTCAAGGAGCCAAGATGTGTTATCTCGCGAGATGGGCACACAGAAAGAATTTAGGCTCGACGTTCTACAGGACGAAGAGGCCCGGAGTTTGTTTGAAATAACTGTAGCCATTGCTAAAGATTCAGAATTTCAACCTATCGCCGCAGAAATTGCTAAAAAATGTGCAGGATTGCCTTTTCTACTGTGCACAGTGGCGACAGACTTGAAAAATAGAGGGTTATACGCGTGGAAATATAAGCTGAAACAGCTATCCGAGTTTAACAACGAAGAAATATATTCCAAAGTGCGCGCGATTCTGGAGTCGACCTACAATAATTTGAGTAGCAACGAAATCAAGTCGTTTTTCTTGCTTTGTGGTCTGTTAGGACAATCTAATATTGAAATCCAGTCCTTGCTGAAATACATTATGGGTCTTAGTTTATTCAAGAACATTACTGTGGAAGACGCAAGAGACAAACTACGCGTATGGATTGATACCCTTAAAGCGCAGAGTTTATTGCAAGATGGCGACATGTATGGATTCGTAAAAATCCATGATGTTGTTCGAGAGACTGCTCTCTCGATTGCATCTAGAGAGCAACATGCGTTTATAGTTACAAGTGGCAAGGAGTTTGTGAAATTCCCAAATAAGGATTGCACCAGAATTTCTCTGCAGTATTGTGATATTGAAAATCTCCCCGAAGGATGGGAGTGCCCAAAAGCAGAGGCACTATTCCTTTTCACAGACGTTTTTTGTTTGGGAATTCCAGATCAGTTTTTCAAGTGCATTAGAAACCTGGAAGTAGTGGATTTTACTGGGATCCATTTTGTGTCCCTCACTTCATCGCTTGCTTTCCTATCCAACCTTCATACCCTTTGCTTGCATCGATGCCAACTGGACGACTTAGCTATCATTGGAGACTTGAAGCAACTACGAGTTCTTAGTTTTGCAAACTCCTACATTGTTGAGTTGCCCAGACAAATAGAGCAACTGGCTCGACTAAAAGTCTTAGATGTGAGCAATTGTTCCAAACTCAAAATGATTCCAGCAAATGCCTTATCAAAGCTGTCGGAGCTTGAAGAACTGTACATGAGTAACAGCTTTGTTGAGTGGGAGGCCGATGGGAACAATGCAAGCCTTGCTGAGTTGGAAAAGTTGTCTCAGTTGACTACCTCAGAAATGCAAATACTGGATGACAAGATATTACCAAAACACTTGTTCTCCAATGGCCGCTTGCAGAGGTTTAGAATACTGATAGGGGATAACTGGGACTGGGATGGCAACTATAAAACCTCCAGAACGCTGAAACTTAAGCTCAAGGCAAGCATTCATTCAGGATACGGGATCAAAGTGCTATTGAGGGAGACTGAAGATTTATGCTTAGATGAAGTGAGGGGGGCTGAGAACTTGTTGTATGATATTGAGGGGGACGGCTTTCCAAAATTGAAGTATCTCCGAGTCCAAAATAATCATGTCATTCAACACATTATCAATTCGACCAAGTGGGCAGCATGTGATGTCTTTCCAATTCTAGTCTCTTTGATTTtggaaaatttaatgaaattggAGAAAATCTGTCATGGTCGACTCATATCAGgatcttttaataaattagaaattttacaAGTGAGAAATTGTGGAAGATTAACGCATCTCTTCTCATTATCTACTGCCAAATGTCTTTTGCAACTACAGGAAATGAAAGTGGAAGATTGTCCTAAGATGGAAGCTATTGTTATTGATGAAAGTGAAAACAGTAACGAAGTGCTTGAATTCAATCGCTTGCGCTCATTGAATTTGCAAAATCTTCCGAATCTTAGAACCTTTCAAAGTAAAATGAAGGCGCCACTGAAAATTGAGGAATTTCTGTCATAA